DNA sequence from the bacterium genome:
TATATGTAAGAAACTTTGCCTTCGAATACTATATCAAAATATTGAGGCGGGAGAAAACCTTTCTGATAGAGTTCGTCGAGGCTTTCAGGGAACTTACCATTCTCGACATAATATTTCATTATATTTCTGTGGATTTCCATAAGGCATTCGCGCGATGCGGGGTCAGCAGGTGGTATAGTGTATTGCGATTTCACGGTGTATATTAAATTTGCTATTAGTGTCAGCACTACGAGCAAACCACCGGCTACTATGATATTTTTTATGCTTTTTGACACAGATGTTGCTCCGATTTGTTATTCCACGGCATCGTCGAACATGGGCCTTATTATGCCATCATTCCATATATACCACCAATCAGGTGTAGGATCACCATCGAGGTCATTCTCACCACGACAATCCGCGCCTATATAAAGAAAAGGCGGATTGGTTTCGTAATAGATGTAATAATAGTACCTATGCGATGGTGGGAGGCTGAATTCGAGCGGTGGGTCGTTGTCAATGTAAGATTTTATTCTACCCCCAACCCCGGGCGGCAGGTGAGCCTCGTTTATATCTACATGAATCCCGGGACCAAAGTGACCGTGTTCAGCGAAGAAAGCCTGCTCAAGTTCCCAAAGGTATTTAAGATTCACTAATGCCTCTCGCTGACGAGCACGAACTACTGCAAGTTTATATGTGGGTATAGCAAGAGCAGCAAGCACGCCTATTATGACAACAACGACCATTATTTCAACAAGCGTGAACCCTTTTCTCATAGTCCTCCCTCGAATCACATTTAATATTAAGAATTTATAATTTATATGTAAAGCTTTTTTGATTTGCAAATAAATTTTATCGCCTTAATTTAATAATTAATTTTGTTATATGTTGCTTTTTAAAATTTAGCTCTTTATTTATTTTAGATAAAAATCTCTTTAACTTATTTTTCTGCGAGCTTGACATTAAGATGGGCTTTAATATTTTGTTTTCCATTTTAAAGCAAAGGAGGAGGAAGTGGGGTCTAAAGTCGTAGGTCCTGATAAGATAAGGAATATCGCGTTGCTATCTCATGGAGGAGCTGGCAAAACCACGCTGGTTGAGGCAATGCTTTACACTGCTGGCATGATATCCAAGATGGGTTCGGTCGAGCAGGGCAATACTGTAAGCGACTTTCATCAAATAGAGATCGAGAGGAAAAGCTCCGTTAACATCTCCATTATGCACATAATGCACGACGACAATAAAATCAACATTTTAGACACACCCGGATACACCGACTTCATAGGCGAGCTGATAAGCGCCACGAGGGTTGTTGAGGCAGGAATCATCGTGGTTTCCGCTCAGGCAAGTGTTGAGGTGGGAACCCAGAAAGCATGGGACTACCTTGAGGAAAAGCCAAGAATCGTTTTCATAAATAAAATGGACCGGGAAAATGCCGATTTCAACAAAGTCCTTTCGGACCTTAAAGATTACTTCGGCGATGCCATAGTCCCCTTCACTCTGCCGATAGGAGCTGCCGATACTTTCATTGGTGTTGTGGATTTACTTACGAAAACTGCTTATCAATACGAAAAGGGCGGTAAAGGCAAAGGGAAGAAAGTAGATGTGCCTGCAGAAATAGCAGATGATGTCGAGAAACTTCACACGACACTCGTTGAGCGAGCTGCCGAATCGGATGAGAAGCTCATGGAAAAATACTTTGAAGAAGGAACACTCTCCGCGGACGAGATAGCCAAGGGACTTCTGGACGGCATTATGAGCGGTGAGATAGTGCCCGTTTACACCGGCTCTGCTGCGCTTAACATGGGGATTGACCTTCTAATAGATGCTATAATCAAATTTGTGCCTTCGCCTGCTTTGGCAGGACCTGTTAAGGGTGCAGAAAAGGTTGGCGGCGAGCTAACGCTCGAGAGAAAGCCATCACCCAATGAGCCATTCTCAGCTCTCGTTTTCAAGCTTATTACTGAACCACATGTGGGCGATCTCACCTACTTCAGGATTTACTCGGGGCGCGTGAAACCCGGCGACGATGTACTTAACCCCAATGTCCAGACTACCGAACGCATAGGACAGCTTTTTGTGTCCAACGGGAAGAATCGTGAAGATGTCCCAGAACTTCTGGCAGGTGATATTGGTGTTACTGTCAAATTGAAAAATACGAAAACTGGGCATACTCTGTGCGACAAGAAGGAGCCTATAGTTTTCCCACCAATAGAGTTTCCGGAACCGTTAGTCGCAGAGGCCGTGGTACCAAAACAAAAAGGCGAGGAGGACAAGATAGCCCAGGGGCTTGCGAGGCTGCACGATGAGGACCCCACATTCTTCTTTAATGTCGATCCCGAACTTAAGCAAACAATAGTTTACGGTCAGGGCGAGGTTCATCTCGAGCTCGTTGTGAGGAAACTTCGCGAAAGATTCAAAGTCGATGTCGAGCTAAGGAAACCACGCATTCCATACCGCGAGACTATAACGGCAGTAGCTTCGGATAGATATCGCCATAAGAAGCAAACAGGCGGTGCAGGTGAATTCGCGGAGATAGAACTTCGCATAGAGCCGCTTGAGCGTGGCGCTGGCTTCGAATACGGCTGGGAGGTTTTTGGCGGTGCGATATCATCAGGTTTTCAAGGCTCGATAGAGAAGGGTATAAAGCAGGCGATGAGTGAAGGTGTTCTGGCTGGTTATCCTATAATAGACCTCAAAGCAGTCGTGGT
Encoded proteins:
- the fusA gene encoding elongation factor G, producing MGSKVVGPDKIRNIALLSHGGAGKTTLVEAMLYTAGMISKMGSVEQGNTVSDFHQIEIERKSSVNISIMHIMHDDNKINILDTPGYTDFIGELISATRVVEAGIIVVSAQASVEVGTQKAWDYLEEKPRIVFINKMDRENADFNKVLSDLKDYFGDAIVPFTLPIGAADTFIGVVDLLTKTAYQYEKGGKGKGKKVDVPAEIADDVEKLHTTLVERAAESDEKLMEKYFEEGTLSADEIAKGLLDGIMSGEIVPVYTGSAALNMGIDLLIDAIIKFVPSPALAGPVKGAEKVGGELTLERKPSPNEPFSALVFKLITEPHVGDLTYFRIYSGRVKPGDDVLNPNVQTTERIGQLFVSNGKNREDVPELLAGDIGVTVKLKNTKTGHTLCDKKEPIVFPPIEFPEPLVAEAVVPKQKGEEDKIAQGLARLHDEDPTFFFNVDPELKQTIVYGQGEVHLELVVRKLRERFKVDVELRKPRIPYRETITAVASDRYRHKKQTGGAGEFAEIELRIEPLERGAGFEYGWEVFGGAISSGFQGSIEKGIKQAMSEGVLAGYPIIDLKAVVVDGKEHPVDSKDIAFQRCAREVFRRAFMKAKPILLEPIMDLEIIVPEEFTGDVMGDISARRGRILGVEPVGKKLQKIIAKVPQAELYKYSSTLRSMTQGRGWFTQKFSHYEPVPKEIADKIIAEAKAAKEE
- a CDS encoding prepilin-type N-terminal cleavage/methylation domain-containing protein, which translates into the protein MRKGFTLVEIMVVVVIIGVLAALAIPTYKLAVVRARQREALVNLKYLWELEQAFFAEHGHFGPGIHVDINEAHLPPGVGGRIKSYIDNDPPLEFSLPPSHRYYYYIYYETNPPFLYIGADCRGENDLDGDPTPDWWYIWNDGIIRPMFDDAVE